The Variovorax paradoxus genome window below encodes:
- a CDS encoding enoyl-CoA hydratase/isomerase family protein, with protein sequence MDYVTLETSDGIAHVRLQRPERLNAISAVVLDDLHEALREAQSSADVRAIVFSGAGRAFCAGDDLKEFGEQTRTPASIRHHIERIQTITRDLMFGGKPVIGAIHGFAVGGGFEWLLNCDLVVASEDLVCFFPEMDWGQFVTGGVTWLLPQAVGHQRAMELWLLGERQSAADLLRLGLANWVVPPERVLARAFEVAAVVASKSQGSVSRLKRVVTMQAQSNLAVALELEQEATVAAFATPDAAERVLKFGRRA encoded by the coding sequence ATGGACTACGTCACTCTCGAAACCAGCGACGGCATCGCGCACGTGCGGCTGCAGCGGCCCGAGCGCCTCAACGCCATCAGCGCCGTGGTGCTCGACGACCTGCACGAGGCGCTGCGCGAGGCGCAGTCCTCGGCCGACGTGCGCGCGATCGTGTTCTCGGGCGCGGGCCGGGCCTTCTGCGCCGGCGACGACCTCAAGGAGTTCGGCGAGCAGACGCGCACGCCGGCCTCGATCCGCCATCACATCGAGCGCATCCAGACCATCACGCGCGACCTGATGTTCGGCGGCAAGCCGGTGATCGGCGCGATCCACGGCTTCGCGGTCGGCGGCGGCTTCGAATGGCTGCTGAACTGCGACCTGGTGGTGGCTTCCGAGGACCTGGTGTGCTTCTTCCCGGAGATGGACTGGGGCCAGTTCGTGACGGGCGGCGTGACCTGGCTGCTGCCGCAGGCCGTGGGCCACCAGCGCGCGATGGAGCTCTGGCTGCTGGGCGAGCGCCAGTCGGCCGCCGACCTGCTGCGCCTCGGGCTCGCGAACTGGGTGGTGCCGCCCGAGCGGGTGCTGGCGCGCGCCTTCGAGGTGGCGGCGGTGGTGGCTTCGAAGTCGCAGGGCTCGGTGTCGCGGCTCAAGCGCGTGGTGACGATGCAGGCGCAGTCGAACCTCGCGGTGGCGCTCGAGCTCGAGCAGGAGGCCACCGTGGCCGCCTTCGCCACGCCCGACGCCGCCGAGCGCGTGCTCAAGTTCGGGCGTCGCGCCTGA
- a CDS encoding AMP-binding protein, translated as MSTAAMLHPEVETLSPATLRSLQEARWTEQWRYVRTRSVFYRRKLSGWLDRALTLDELQELPLTEKDELRLSQEADYPFGDYVACAEGRVVRLHRTSGTTGRPLILANSRRDAEIVAEVGGRSMWASGLRPSDRVVHCLNYCMWTGGFTDHTTLEAAGATVLPFGVGNTRQLIDAILDLKITAISCTPSYPALLESVLRQHYPGLQPADLGLKLGLFGGEAGLDNAEFRAQMEARWGFKVRNANFGLSEVMSILGGQTDWTTDLLFHAGDVVFAEILDPATLQRLPIREGTVGELVCTHLRKECQPLVRYRTRDVVTVTGTEPGPDGRTAWRFRVSGRTDDMFNVRGINVFPSAVRAAIESLPALSSGHFRIVLRGPGPYDRVELRAEAAAGLAPADWDAAARRLEIAVRERAGATALVEMVPFEFYERTDGKTQWVEKQ; from the coding sequence ATGAGCACCGCCGCGATGCTGCATCCCGAGGTCGAGACGCTCTCGCCCGCCACCCTGCGCTCGCTGCAGGAAGCACGCTGGACCGAGCAGTGGCGCTACGTGCGCACCCGCTCGGTGTTCTACCGGCGCAAGCTGTCGGGTTGGCTCGACCGCGCGCTCACCCTCGACGAGCTGCAGGAACTGCCGCTGACCGAGAAGGACGAGCTGCGCCTGAGCCAGGAGGCCGACTATCCGTTCGGCGACTACGTGGCCTGCGCCGAGGGGCGCGTGGTGCGGCTGCACCGCACCTCGGGCACCACGGGCCGGCCGCTGATCCTCGCCAACTCGCGCCGCGACGCCGAGATCGTGGCCGAGGTCGGCGGCCGCTCGATGTGGGCCTCGGGCCTGCGGCCCAGCGACCGCGTGGTGCATTGCCTCAACTACTGCATGTGGACCGGCGGTTTCACCGACCACACGACGCTCGAGGCGGCCGGCGCCACCGTGCTGCCCTTCGGCGTGGGCAACACGCGGCAGCTGATCGATGCCATCCTCGACCTGAAGATCACGGCGATCTCGTGCACGCCGTCCTACCCGGCGCTGCTCGAGAGCGTGCTGCGCCAGCACTATCCGGGGCTGCAGCCGGCCGACCTGGGGTTGAAGCTGGGCCTGTTCGGCGGCGAAGCGGGGCTCGACAACGCCGAGTTCCGCGCGCAGATGGAGGCGCGCTGGGGCTTCAAGGTGCGCAACGCGAACTTCGGCCTGTCGGAGGTGATGAGCATCCTCGGCGGCCAGACCGACTGGACCACCGACCTGCTGTTCCACGCCGGCGACGTGGTGTTCGCCGAGATCCTCGACCCCGCCACCCTGCAGCGGCTGCCGATCCGCGAGGGCACGGTCGGCGAACTGGTCTGCACCCACCTGCGCAAGGAGTGCCAGCCGCTGGTGCGCTACCGCACGCGCGACGTGGTGACGGTCACCGGCACCGAGCCCGGCCCCGACGGCCGCACCGCCTGGCGCTTCCGCGTCAGCGGGCGCACCGACGACATGTTCAACGTGCGCGGCATCAACGTGTTTCCGAGCGCGGTGCGCGCGGCGATCGAGTCGCTGCCCGCGCTGAGCTCGGGGCACTTCCGCATCGTGCTGCGCGGGCCCGGCCCCTACGACCGCGTCGAGCTGCGGGCCGAAGCGGCCGCGGGGCTCGCGCCGGCCGACTGGGACGCGGCCGCGCGCCGCCTGGAGATCGCGGTGCGCGAGCGCGCGGGCGCCACTGCGCTGGTGGAGATGGTGCCGTTCGAGTTCTACGAACGCACCGACGGCAAGACCCAGTGGGTCGAGAAGCAGTGA
- a CDS encoding thioesterase, whose product MTSTTATPETPGALGADPDGRPALREGATGSATLVVAPTHLASAFAEESGEAYPRVLATPALVGLLERACAAILVPALRTGEMSVGHRVQLVHGAPTAPGQVVRAKATLLRREKRLYVFEVEARDDAGVVATGEHSRAIVPAAAVEATALRRANGAAEAAR is encoded by the coding sequence ATGACCTCCACCACAGCCACCCCCGAAACACCCGGCGCACTTGGCGCCGATCCCGACGGACGGCCCGCGCTTCGCGAGGGCGCGACCGGCAGCGCCACGCTCGTCGTCGCACCGACACACCTGGCCAGCGCCTTCGCCGAAGAAAGCGGCGAGGCCTATCCGCGGGTGCTTGCCACGCCGGCCCTGGTCGGCCTGCTCGAGCGCGCCTGCGCGGCGATCCTCGTGCCCGCCCTGCGCACGGGCGAGATGTCGGTCGGCCACCGGGTCCAGCTCGTGCATGGCGCGCCCACGGCGCCCGGCCAGGTGGTCCGCGCGAAGGCGACCCTGCTGCGCCGCGAGAAACGCCTCTACGTGTTCGAGGTCGAGGCGCGCGACGACGCGGGCGTCGTGGCCACGGGCGAGCATTCGCGCGCGATCGTGCCGGCCGCCGCGGTCGAAGCCACGGCGCTGCGCCGCGCGAACGGCGCCGCGGAGGCCGCGCGATGA